One Candidatus Woesebacteria bacterium genomic window, CGAAGATGAAAATGGTCAGCCGCTTGAAGTTTTTATTAATGTAGGCAAAGCCGGGAGTGATCTTACAGCAGTAGCCGAAGCCTTGGGAAGAGTTATCTCAACTGCCTTGCGCTCACGGGGAAATACCTCTCCCAAAGACAGAGCTCTTGAAATAGCTCATCAGCTCTCAGGTATTGGAGGAAGAAGATCTGTTGGTTTTGGCCCATCAAAAATCCGCTCTCTTCCTGATGCGGTTGCTGCTGCTATCTCAATTCATTTTGGCTTTAGAGTTAATGGATTTTTAAATCACGATGTTGAGTCTGATAACCATCATGTCAATGGGTTGGCAAATGGTGTCAAGAAGGAACAAGAATTGGTGCTTGGAAGTCTAGAGAAGAAAGCAGAATTAGAGTTTAAGCAACAGGCTTTGCTCCTTGAGGAAAAGGGGCCATTGGCTGATATTTGTCCTTCCTGTGGTTCAAATTCTTTTGTATATGAGGAAGGTTGCTCCAAGTGCTATGTTTGTGGCTATTCTGAATGCTGAAGTCGCTTGAGTTTGATAAAATCAACCGAGATAAAAGTAGTAATCTTTACTACATCTAATCATAAAGCCACGCGCTTTAGCGCGTGGATGTAGAATGGTTTAGATGGAGCCAAGAAAGCCACGGCCTTTAGGCCGTGGATTTCTTACTTAACTCTATTTCTTTAATCTATGATTTATACCAAAAAAGGGGATGATGGAAAGACTTCTTTAATTGACGGCAAGAGAGTAGCAAAATCAAATAAAATAATTTGGGCAATAGGGGAAATTGACGAACTTAATTCTTGTTTGGGTGTTATTAGATCTGAATTAAAGGATGAGAGCTTAGATAAGAAGCTCAAAGAGATTCAGAAAGATCTTTTTTCTATTGGTTCAATTCTTGCAGGAGGCAATATTAAGTTTGACAGGAAGCGAGTGAGAGAATTGGAAAAAGAGATCGACAATTTTGAGGCGATTTTACCTGTTCAGACAAGATTTCTTTTTCCTAGTGGTGCAAAAGTTGCCTCGATGCTTTTCCTTGCTCGCTCTGTTGCAAGGAGAGCGGAAAGAAGAGTGACAAATTTAGAAAAAAAGGCTATAAAAGGCGAGATTTTAGTCTATTTAAACCGTCTTTCTGATTATCTTTTTGTTTTGGCGAGATACGAAAATTTTAGAAAAAGAATTAAAGAAGACTTTTGGAAAATTTAGACAAGGTTTTTCTTTCACTCTTTCTTTTATTTCTGCTAGAATGAATTGATATGACAAGTCTTCCTGAAAAAGAACCAATTTTACCCTCCGAACAAGGGGTGTCTGTTAGACCCGAAACCTTATCTGAGAAAATAGAGAAAGTTGTTCCGGGAGTTCAAGTTGTGCCCACCCAGTTTAAAAAGCAGGTGACGGATGACCGGGGCAAACCTCTGATTACCACTCCTCAGGCGAAGAAGGTGGTTATTGAATTGCCAGAGACAGAGGAGGTCTTAATTCAGGAAAGTAAAGGAAGTGTGGATGATTCCAAAACCTGGCTTGCCAGGTTTTGGTTGAGGATGGTGGAGAAAGCGAAGTTTTTCGGTTGGCAGATAGTTAGTATGGTTAATCTTGGAGTAGAGAAAAAGAACAATGCCTGATATCAATTTTATAGTTGGTTTTATTTTTCTTTTAGGCTTTCTGGCTTTCTTTTTAGCTTTTTTGGGTTTTATTGTTTTTACTTTCTTCAGATGGCGGGGAAGGGAAAAGGATTCTGTTGACTCTATCTTACTTCGGGTCCTTGTGCCCAGAACCAATGAAGTCAAAATAGATGCCATGGAGCAGGTTTTTGCTTCTTTATTTTCTATCAAAAAGGGCGGGTGGAAGCAGAAATTTTCATTTCAACCATCAATTGGATTTGAAATAGTAGCTCGTGAGGGTTACATCAACTTTTATGTCTTTTGCCCAAGCCGCCTTAAAGATTTAGTCGAAAAGCAGATCAATGGTGCTTATCCTGATGCAGAAG contains:
- a CDS encoding ATP:Cob(I)alamin adenosyltransferase, with the translated sequence MIYTKKGDDGKTSLIDGKRVAKSNKIIWAIGEIDELNSCLGVIRSELKDESLDKKLKEIQKDLFSIGSILAGGNIKFDRKRVRELEKEIDNFEAILPVQTRFLFPSGAKVASMLFLARSVARRAERRVTNLEKKAIKGEILVYLNRLSDYLFVLARYENFRKRIKEDFWKI